In one window of Camelina sativa cultivar DH55 chromosome 15, Cs, whole genome shotgun sequence DNA:
- the LOC104746613 gene encoding LOB domain-containing protein 9-like, which produces MDVQVINVTRAPCALCTTKNKVCPQNCEFAPYFPGEKKNEYKNAHKLFGTPNIMKMIRSASTEKEKGMLASSILMEGTAWETDPVKGGFGIIQKLKWNILLRKLYLNELKEKIKGVEEETKLHL; this is translated from the exons ATGGACGTCCAAGTAATCAATGTTACCCGTGCTCCGTGTGCTTTGTGTACCACCAAAAACAAAGTCTGCCCTCAAAATTGTGAATTTGCACCTTATTTTCCTGGAGAAAA aAAAAATGAGTATAAAAATGCACATAAATTATTTGGTACCCCAAATATTATGAAGATGATACGATCCGCGTCcacagaaaaggaaaaaggcATGTTGGCATCGTCTATACTCATGGAAGGTACCGCTTGGGAAACTGATCCAGTTAAAGGTGGATTTGGAATAATCCAAAAGCTAAAGTGGAATATATTACTACGTAAACTTTACCTCAATGAACTAAAGGAGAAGATTAaaggtgtagaagaagaaaccaagctTCATCTTtaa